Part of the Brassica oleracea var. oleracea cultivar TO1000 chromosome C8, BOL, whole genome shotgun sequence genome is shown below.
GCATGATACCTTATGAGGTGTGGTCAGGTAGATCTGCTGAATATTCACTTTTAAGAGTGTTTATGGGCTACGGTGATGGAATCAAGAGATCCATGGTCTGGTCTCCATCAGAAAACCGAATGGTTCTAAGCAGGAATGGTGTCTTCGATGAAGCATCTATGGTTAGAAGCTCAGGGTCCAGTTCAGAAGCAGAAAAGGGTAGCACTGATAAACAGGTAGAGCTGCAAGATGATCATGAAGTGATCGATGTGCAGGCACAAACAGAAAATCAAGAGGATCGTGTAGAAGATGTTCAGCTAGAGTCTACGAAGATTTAACCGCTTGATGTTACAGAGCGTAGCATCGTAAAAGATCGACCAAGNNNNNNNNNNNNNNNNNNNNNNNNNNNNNNNNNNNNNNNNNNNNNNNNNNNNNNNNNNNNNNNNNNNNNNNNNNNNNNNNNNNATCCACTTACATGGAAGCTGTTTCTAGTCCTGAGTCTGAGAAATGGCATGTTGCAACGAGAGACGTGGAGTCTCATCAGAAGAATCATACATGGGATATGGTCACATTACCATCGGGGAGAAGGGATGTTACATGTAAGTGGATCTTCAAGATTAAGGATGGAGCATCACTGGTAGAATGAGCTAAGTATAAAGCTCGGATTGTTGCAAGAAGTTTCAGTCAGAGAGATGGAGTAGACTACAATGAGATATTCTCATCGATGGTCAGACATACGTCCATCAGAGAGTTGCTAGCGCTGGTAGCACGTTAGGACTTGGAGCTTGAGCAATTTGATGTGAAGACAGTGTTTCTTCATGGAGAGCTAGATGAGGTATACAAGACTCAGCCGGATGGTTGTCGAGTTCCTGGAAAAGATGACTATGTGTGTACGTTTCAGAAGTCACTTTCTGAATTTAAGCAGTCTCCCAGACGATGGTACAAGAGATTCGACAGTTATATAATCATGTTGGACTACATCAGAAGTCCTTATGATTGGTGTGTCTGCGTGAGTAAGTTGAAAGATGCGACGTTCATCTGTTTGGTACTCTACGTGGATGACATGTTGTTAGCTGAAGAGAAGTGTGAAATCGAGAAGCTGAAGCTTCTGGATTCTGAAGTTGAGATGAAGGACTTGGGTGGAGCAATGAAAATTCTAGGGATGAAGATCTTCAAAGATAGGGAGAAGGAGTTGTTCTTGTCACAGAAGGCCTACATTAATGAGGTGTTGACAAGGTTCGTGATGTCTTCGGATGAACCTATCAGTATTCTGTGCACTGCAAATGTTCTACTCACCATGTATATGGTTTAGTCCGTTGGGGCTTCTGGCCCGTTGGGGCATCTGGCTCGTTGGAGCATCTGGTCTGTTGGAACATTTGGCCCGTTGGGGCATTCGGCCCGTTGGCGCACCTGGTCCGCAAGGACATCTGGCCCGTTGGGGCATCTGGTCCATAAGGACATCTGGTCCGTTGGGGCATCCGACCCGTTCGGGCATCCGGTCGATTTGGACGTCCGGTGCGTTTGGACGTCTGGTCCATTTGGATGTTTGGTCTGTTGGGACATCTGGCTCCATGGGGCGTCTGGTCCATTGGGACATCTAGCACGTGGGACATGGCTGATGACGAACGTCTGGCTCTAGTTGAGCATATGGCCGTTAAACGGTGTCTGGTTCGTCATAGCAACACATCTGGTCCGAAAGGACATCTGAGGCAAAGAGAGCGATGGTACATCTGGCGCAGAGAAGCGCTTCTGGTACATTTGGCACTTGAAGGTGCATCTGGTACATCAGATACATCTATTATTGGGAGGATTCAAGTCAAGGTGGAGATTTGTTGATATGACTTGAATCTGGATGTTACATCTAGGAGATGGATGTTACATCACGTACATCATACCGACTCGGTTGCATCAAGAGCGTTGCATCAAGTTATTATGGATGTTACATCTGATCGTGGGCTTAGGCCCATGAGTCCGTATAGTCTAGGGTTTAGATGCGAGATGCTACTATATATATCTTGTATTCGAATTAACCCTAAACTTACACTTTGTAAGCTCAATATCGCCTCCAATAATAAGATCTCTTTTTGCCCGTGGACGTAGCCCTGGAGGTGAACCACATTAAATATATGTGTCGCAGTTACATCGCTTTTATTCATCTCTTTCCGCATATGTTCCTTCTCACACACAACATAATGGAAGTAGCGGGTCTATGATGTTCCAATCCAATGTACCTAAGAAGTTTTGGAGTGATGTTGTAGCAACGGCTTGCTATCTCATCAATAGGACGCCAACTCTGATCTTGCAAGGCCAATCCCCATTTGAGGTATTAAACCAATACAAGCCTTCTTTAGAGCATATACGGATCTTTGGATGTTTGTGCTTTGTGATGGTGCCTGGAGAGATAAGAAACAAGTTAGAAGCTAAGAGCTAGAAGCTAAGAGCTCAAAGGCAATGTTTATTGGATACTTATCAAGTCAGAAAGGATACAAGTGCTATGATCCTAACACAAGGAGAGTGTTAGTATCTAAAGAAGTGAAGTTTGTTGAAGAAAAGGGATATTATGAGGAGCAGATTTAAGAAGATCTGAAGGATCTTACCTCTGATAGAACTGCTACCTTGAGGATAAGGCCTTGGGATCAAGGTGAGTCAAGAACATCAAGGTGTGAGGAACACTATACCAAACAACACATCAATACCAGATCATTCTGCTTCCAATCTTGATCATGAAGGGGGAATGAAACAGGAACTCAAAACCAAAAGGATACAAGGGGAGAAGAGAGTTCTGGCTCTCATGATCAAGCTGTGGGATCAAATGATCAATCAGAAGGAGCTGAAACAAGTTAGCCAAGAGAAGAAACATCTGAAACAAGTGTACAAGAAGAGCTGCAAACAGAAGAAAGAGTACAAGAAGTACAAGTACAAGAAGAACCAGTGTTGAGGAGAAGCACAAGGCTGAGGAAGGATTCTTCTAGCTGGGTAAACACGAGAATGTACTACAATTCTCAGACTGTAGAACTTCTTTCTCAAGCCGTGTGTTGCTATGCTCAATACCCTAAAGAACATTGTTGCTTCATGGTGAGCTTGGATAAGAGCTATGTTCCAAGAAGATATGAAGAGGCAATGTTGGATAAAGAATGGAAGGAATCAGTGGGAGTTGAATCAGATGTCATGATCAAGAATGATACATGGTATGAGAGTGAGCTTCTTAAAGGAAAAAAACAGTATCAAGCAAATGATGCTTCGTATCTAGCAAATGATTCCTAAAAGTGTGAATATCCCGCCTTGCACAGGATGAAAATGCGGAATGAATACTATATATACAAATTACTTTTACATATTATTATTTATTTTGTGTTCATTACCTATTATAAAATAATAAATATATTGAATAATTGAGAAGCGAGTAACTACTATGTATATATTAAAATTGGAGTAATCACATAAATCAAAATAATCCCTTTTGTTTATTTTGAATAATTTTATTGGTAAATAAATAAAAATAATCATTTTATTTATTTTATATGTTATATAATTAAATTTAAATGATATTGACATAGATATATAGTATATTATAATACGAATATTTATTAATTAAGGCTTCCTACTCATATAATTTTATTAATATTTGTATATTATTTTTACCAAAAAAAATAAAAACATCAATTATAAAATTTTCAATATGATATTTTTAATATAGTAATTTATAATCTTTTTTGAAAATTCAATGCAAATTTCAAAATTTATAACATATTTATGTATTTTTATCTCGTATATAGTTTAATTTTAATATATATATATATATATATATATTTAAGCTGAATATCTATTAAATGAAACTTCTTATTCATATGATCTTATGATCATTTGTATCTTGTTATAACAAAAATGTTAAACTATTAATCACAGTTTTTTAAAGTGAGACTCTTAACAATATTAGTAATTTATAGTCGATTTAGAAAATTTAAAATATAACATATTATATGAATAATATGATTGTTTAGTTTCTTTTAAGAATATAAAATTAAATAAAAATGATGAAAGAAACAAAAATTGTTATCAAATTTTTATTATTCAAAATCATTAATTATCATATACTTATGTTAATCATATTAGGTAGTTCCATAGATTTTATTTAAAGATTTTGTACAGTAGTAATCAATTTTATATTTAGTTTAATAAAAAATATAATATATTATTATGTTGACACATAGATATAAAAATATGTTTTGCATCTCGATTAATATATAAAAGATACCGTCTAACCCAACCTACTTCCCCACTAGTTCTCTATTTACGACTATGGATCATCTTTTCTGGAGGGTACTCCCGAAAATGGAAGATCATCAGTTTGCGTGGATATTATGGTATATTTGGAAAGAAAGGAATAATAAGGTTTTTAGTAATTTGAATATTGATCCAAGAGATATACTTACGCTTGCAGACACTTTGGGTTGAGGCTCAGGTGATGAAGACTAAGCAGGTACCACAACAGACTGAGGTTTTGAATCGTCAGCCGCGGGTTGGTCGTTGGTGCTTTATAGATGGTTCCTGGAAAGATAAAGAACCTTATTCAGGTCAAGGATGGTATAGCATACTCGAGGGCTTTCATGGATTGATGGGTGCAAGGAATTCTAGGACATGTATTTCACCTCTTCGTGGAGAGATGGAAGCACTGATATGGGCTATGGAATGTATGAGGAATTTACATCAGTTTCAGGTTACTTTTGCTACAGATTGTTCTCAATTGGTGAAGATGGTTTCGGAACCATAGGAATGGCCGGCGTTTGAGAGTTATCTGCACGACATAAAGCTACTGAAAACACGTTTTACTAGCTCAGAGATTATTCATGTACCCCGGACGGAAAATCAAAAGGCGGATAGTCTAGCACGGTGTACCAGAAAACAATCGTCTTTCATCGTTTTCATGCATGCGGAGTTACCAGATTGGTTCGCAGAGTCAGTTTGTTCGTTGATGACAAAAAAAAAAAAAAAAAAAAAAAAAAAAAGTTAAAAATAAAACTCGAAAATAGTTGGCAAAGTCAAGGACGATCCTTCTTCTTCTTCTTCTTCCTCGACTCGCTGTCATCAACCCCCAAAACTTTGATACGATCTCCCAGCTCTATAATCTCATCAATTCTCAATTTAGGTACTAAGCTATGGGATGTGCTGCTTCTCTTCCAGGCAAGTTTTCTCCTTTTCGTTTTCTTTCTCTTTCTCTGTTTTGTTGAATTTATCATCCTCGGTGTTCGATTACAAGTGAGAAGAACCTATTCACAAGACCCTCGAGACCAATTTCGAAAAAAGCGAAACCTTTGGGGTTGAATTAGAAGTTTCTCGAAAATTTGCGTGTTTTAGGGTTTCCATGTGAAGAATTTGAGGAACCAAATCGGTTTTGATGTGTGTTTGTGTTTGTGTTTCAGATAGGAACTCTGGAGCTTTAAACGGTCTTACCAGTTCAGAGAATGCAGCCCCAGCAGATGCTAAGAATCTACGCGTGAAGGTTCGTTCGATCTTTGTGCTCTCGTTTGGGATATTTATCAAAAAAAAATTGTAAAGATAGCTAAGTGGAGTCTAATAGCTAAGAAAGTTCATACCTTTATGATCTATGGTCTTACTTTTATATTTGATTGTTCACATCTCTGATATACACAGTTTAGGTTAGTGATGGAGAGAGTACACTCTTTACTCTTTAGAATGGTGGAATGTTAGTAGTAAACCCTCAACTTTCTTTTCTCCATAGCTAAGTATAAGCGAGTAACTGTATTACATTATCTTCTTGGAGCTGTGTTTGAGACTCTTATGCTACTGAAAGGAAAGGACTTCTCATTACCATGTGTGGTGTAGTTTGTCTCTCATGTTTCCGCAAGGCTGTTGCTAATTTTTGGATTCACTTTATTGCAGTTAGTTCTGTTAGGAGATTCTGGTGTGGGTAAAAGCTGCATTGTCCTCCAGTTTGTCCGTGGTCAATTTGACGCAACATCTAAGGTAAGTAAAACCTTTTTATCTAATCGCCATCTGAAACTTTTTTTTTTGGCATCAAAGTGTTCTTAACTGCCATTGAATCTCAGAACTATTAGTTATGTCTCAGGTAACTGTTGGAGCTTCATTCTTGTCCCAAACAATAACCTTGCAAGACTCTACCACTGTGAAGTTTGAAATTTGGGATACAGCAGGGCAAGAGAGGTGTTGATAAGCCATCCATATATAGATTTGTGTTGCTTAGTTAATTTGCCTTGCATGCTCGTTAAAGCTTAATATGTTTTCGCTTGATTTTCATTTTAGGTATTCTGCTCTTGCTCCACTATACTACCGTGGAGCTGGAGTTGCTGTTATTGTGTATGATATAACGAGCCCTGAATCGTTCAAGAAAGCTCAGTATTGGGTTAAGGTATGTTTTCAAGTCATATATAACCATAGAAGAGTAGAACAGCTATAATACAAGTCAAGTCATATATCATATATTGCTTTTGTTTTTAACCCTGCCTTTTAAATCTAACAGGAACTGCAGAAGCATGGAAGCCCAGACATTGTAATGGCTTTGGTTGGTAACAAAGCTGATCTACATGAAAAAAGAGAAGTACCATCCGAGGTGAGTTTTTGCATAAACTTCTTTTAAGTAGATTACATTTTGTTGTCACTTGCACTGTTCTTGCTTCTTCAGCGTGTGTATCACATTCTCAAATAATCTTAACAGGATGGTATGGAGCTTGCAGAGAAGAACGGCATGTTCTTTATTGAAACGTCAGCCAAGACAGCAGATAACATAAATGAACTGTTTGAGGTTTGCATTTCTTTATCCCATCAAGATTTATGATCACTTGTCTTGTCATCTGCATTTATTGAGCTCTTGTGGTTTGTTTTACTTTCATTAGTTTTGGAGAATGAATAAAAGTTGATAGGGAGTGAGATCTTTGATTGCAGACTTTGTTCTTTTTATTTGTCTTAGCTACTTGTAAAAATTCACAGAGTTGTCAGAAAACTGAGTAGGAGAAGAATAATAGTTTTCAGGTGTAGAATGAAGGATTAATTGTGAAGCAGGCTTTGATGTTCTGTACATGTTTGTGTGAATAGGAAATTGGAAAGAGGCTACCTCGTCCTTCTCAACCATCATCATGATTGGAGTGTTTGGATCATCCCATCTTCAGCGAAAAGCTTAAACCTTTCTCCTGGTTACTAATCTTTTACTTACTTTCATGTAATGTTATTAAACAGTATTTCTATATATGTTTTAAGTGTGTTGTGTAATACGAAGATTGGAGGTTGAGAAGCCTTGATTAAATTAAGCAATGATGGGGGGATTATCA
Proteins encoded:
- the LOC106309686 gene encoding ras-related protein RABF1, producing MGCAASLPDRNSGALNGLTSSENAAPADAKNLRVKLVLLGDSGVGKSCIVLQFVRGQFDATSKVTVGASFLSQTITLQDSTTVKFEIWDTAGQERYSALAPLYYRGAGVAVIVYDITSPESFKKAQYWVKELQKHGSPDIVMALVGNKADLHEKREVPSEDGMELAEKNGMFFIETSAKTADNINELFEEIGKRLPRPSQPSS